One stretch of Punica granatum isolate Tunisia-2019 chromosome 5, ASM765513v2, whole genome shotgun sequence DNA includes these proteins:
- the LOC116207090 gene encoding protein IRX15-LIKE-like, which translates to MKNNNNNSTKLILLHPYIQKQGSSNRLWLLAFLSFFTLAFLLAIIYTRDSSSAAAASSTVTAPATPGPLPTTVINTLLHYVSRSNESYHMSQPDLKLISDILRKCPAPCNFLVFGLTHETLLWKSLNHNGRTIFIDENRYYAAYVEEKHPEIDAYDVQYTTKVSEMGELIAVAKEQVRSECRPVQNLLFSDCKLGINDLPNLVYEVDWDVILVDGPRGDGPNSPGRMSAIFTAGVLARSKKGGNPKTHVLLHDYYRKVEKVCGDEFLCRENLVESTSMLAHFVLERMDPNNFQFCRNKMATSSSPKL; encoded by the exons ATGAAgaacaataataacaacagCACAAAGCTCATCCTCCTCCACCCTTACATTCAAAAGCAAGGGAGCTCCAACCGTCTATGGCTCCTCGccttcctctccttcttcacccTCGCCTTCCTCCTCGCCATCATCTACACCCGCGActcctcctccgccgccgccgcctcaTCCACGGTGACAGCCCCTGCCACGCCCGGACCCCTCCCAACCACCGTCATCAACACCCTCCTCCACTATGTCTCGAGGTCTAACGAGTCATACCACATGTCCCAACCCGACCTCAAACTCATCTCCGACATCCTTAGGAAGTGCCCCGCCCCGTGCAACTTCCTCGTGTTCGGTCTCACCCATGAGACCCTCCTCTGGAAGTCCCTCAACCACAATGGCCGGACTATCTTCATCGATGAGAACCG ATACTATGCGGCTTATGTGGAAGAGAAGCACCCGGAGATTGATGCGTATGATGTGCAGTACACGACCAAGGTCAGCGAGATGGGGGAGCTGATCGCGGTGGCAAAGGAGCAGGTGAGGAGCGAGTGCAGGCCGGTGCAAAACCTACTGTTCTCGGACTGCAAACTGGGGATCAACGACCTCCCGAACCTCGTGTACGAGGTTGACTGGGACGTGATCCTGGTGGATGGACCGCGTGGGGACGGACCAAATTCACCCGGGAGGATGTCAGCCATATTCACGGCCGGGGTCCTCGCCCGGAGTAAGAAAGGAGGGAACCCTAAGACCCATGTCTTGCTTCACGACTATTATAGGAAGGTGGAGAAGGTTTGCGGGGACGAGTTCCTGTGTCGGGAGAACCTGGTCGAGTCGACGAGCATGCTTGCCCATTTCGTCTTGGAGAGAATGGACCCTAACAACTTCCAGTTCTGCCGGAACAAAATGGCGACGTCTTCTTCACCAAAATTGTGA
- the LOC116208133 gene encoding probable 2-oxoglutarate-dependent dioxygenase At3g50210 produces the protein MATDFKSIPLIDISPLIAKCGDPLMDKDPGVAEVVRQLDRACREAGFFYVKGHGIPDSLIREVRTVSHKFFGLPYEEKLKIKLTPAAGYRGYQRVGENITKGVPDMHEAIDFYREVKQGMYRDLGRTMEGCNLWPCDPPNMKTLMEEYIDRCTDLSRKIIRGIALALGGSPEEFEGERAGDPFWVLRIIGYPRVPTANGHGTSDNDIGCGAHTDYGILTLVNQDDGITALQVKNSSGEWISAPPVPGTFVCNIGDMLKIWSNGVYDSTLHRVINNSPKYRVCVAFFYEPNFDVGVEPLDFCVKRTGGAKKFERAVYGEHLVTKVTTNFVM, from the exons ATGGCCACCGACTTCAAATCCATCCCATTAATCG ACATAAGTCCACTAATAGCCAAGTGTGGCGATCCCCTAATGGATAAAGACCCAGGAGTTGCTGAAGTTGTTAGACAATTGGATCGGGCCTGTCGAGAGGCTGGATTCTTTTATGTG AAGGGTCATGGTATTCCCGACTCCCTAatcagagaagttaggactgtGTCACACAAATTCTTTGGACTACCCTACGAAGAGAAGTTGAAAATTAAGTTGACTCCTGCAGCTGGATACAG GGGATATCAGAGAGTTGGTGAAAATATAACTAAAGGGGTTCCTGATATGCATGAAGCTATTGAT TTCTACAGAGAAGTCAAGCAAGGGATGTATAGAGACCTAGGCAGAACTATGGAAGGATGTAATCTCTG GCCATGTGATCCTCCGAACATGAAAACACTCATGGAGGAATATATTGATCGTTGCACAG ATCTTTCGAGAAAAATCATTAGAGGAATTGCTTTAGCACTGGGTGGATCACCAGAAGAATTTGAAGGAGAAAGAGCTGGAGATCCTTTTTGGGTATTGCGTATAATTGGTTATCCCCGTGTACCCACTGCAAATGGCCATGGAACTTCTGACAATGATATTGGATG CGGAGCGCACACTGACTATG GTATATTGACTTTGGTTAATCAGGATGATGGCATAACTGCCCTTCAG GTAAAGAACTCATCGGGTGAGTGGATATCTGCTCCTCCTGTACCTGGGACTTTTGTCTGCAACATCGGGGACATGCTTAAG ATTTGGTCCAATGGTGTATATGACTCAACCTTGCATCGTGTTATCAACAATTCCCCGAAATATCGAGTCTGTGTGGCATTCTTCTATGAG CCTAACTTTGACGTGGGCGTGGAGCCACTGGATTTCTGTGTGAAGAGAACTGGCGGGGCAAAGAAGTTTGAGAGAGCAGTATACGGAGAGCACTTAGTCACTAAAGTGACGACTAACTTCGTGATGTAA
- the LOC116209397 gene encoding SUMO-conjugating enzyme SCE1-like, with translation MSGIARGRLAEERKAWRKNHPHGFVAKPETLPDGTVNLMIWHCTIPGKAGTDWEGGYFPLTLHFSEDYPSKPPKCKFPQGFFHPNVYPSGTVCLSILNEDSGWRPAITVKQILVGIQDLLDQPNPADPAQTEGYQLFIQDAAEYKRRVRQQAKQYPPLV, from the exons ATGTCAGGCATCGCCCGTGGCCGCCTCGCCGAGGAGAGGAAGGCTTGGCGCAAGAACCATCCCCAT GGTTTTGTGGCGAAGCCGGAGACTCTGCCTGACGGTACCGTGAATTTGATGATTTGGCATTGCACTATCCCTGGTAAAGCTGGG ACTGACTGGGAGGGAGGATATTTCCCACTCACACTCCACTTCAGCGAAGATTACCCCAGTAAACCTCCGAAGTGTAAATTTCCTCAAGGGTTCTTCCACCCGAATGTGTATCCTTCTGGAACTGTATGCTTATCAATTCTTAATGAGGATAGT GGTTGGAGACCAGCAATAACAGTGAAGCAAATTCTTGTGGGCATTCAGGACTTGCTAGATCAGCCAAATCCTGCTGATCCTGCTCAGACTGAAGGGTATCAACTGTTCATCCAG GATGCAGCTGAGTACAAGAGGAGAGTCCGACAGCAGGCCAAGCAATATCCTCCTCTGGTCTGA